A window from Flavobacterium gyeonganense encodes these proteins:
- a CDS encoding rhomboid family intramembrane serine protease, translated as MNTILIGIIIANVLISYKGFNDIYFFRKYEFHVGSIRSGEQIRMLSSGFLHADMMHLAFNMLTLWFFAPVVLNWLGTFSFVLVYFGSLIFGSLLTMIFHKNDYSYRAVGASGAVTGVLYSAILLQPDMMLGIFFVIPIPAYLFGILYLLYSIYGMRAKNDNIGHTAHFGGAVGGYLITLIKEPSLMADHSLMTILLAIPILILFVMAKFGKL; from the coding sequence ATGAATACCATTTTGATAGGAATTATCATTGCCAATGTTTTGATTAGTTATAAAGGGTTTAACGATATTTATTTTTTTAGAAAATACGAATTTCATGTAGGAAGTATTAGATCGGGAGAGCAAATCAGGATGTTGTCTTCGGGTTTTTTGCATGCCGATATGATGCACCTGGCTTTTAATATGCTGACACTTTGGTTTTTTGCCCCAGTAGTTTTAAACTGGCTGGGTACTTTTTCTTTTGTTTTAGTTTATTTTGGAAGTTTAATTTTTGGGAGTCTCCTTACGATGATTTTTCATAAAAATGATTATAGCTACAGGGCAGTAGGAGCATCCGGGGCTGTAACGGGAGTTTTGTATTCGGCTATTTTATTGCAGCCTGATATGATGCTGGGAATCTTTTTTGTAATTCCGATTCCGGCCTACCTTTTTGGAATTTTATACTTATTGTATTCGATTTACGGAATGAGGGCTAAGAATGACAATATTGGACACACAGCACATTTTGGAGGTGCAGTAGGAGGTTATTTGATTACGCTTATAAAAGAGCCGTCATTAATGGCAGATCATAGTTTGATGACAATCTTACTCGCAATTCCTATTTTGATACTTTTTGTTATGGCGAAATTCGGGAAATTGTAA
- a CDS encoding SIMPL domain-containing protein produces MKKLVLFLTITFMTMSYGQETKQIPQINVNGEGKVKIAPDQVTISATVETKGNNAKDVKKQNDEKIDAVLKFIKKMNIPTADFRTKQVALNPQYDYEKKKTSYNAVQTVEILLKDLSKYDELMEGLVQQGINRIDKVSFESSKLAQHQSEVRKLAMKDAKAKAEDYVSVLGQKVGKAFVISDNSQVYQPQPMYASMRMKESADSVPSNETMAIGEIEITANVSVSFILD; encoded by the coding sequence ATGAAAAAACTAGTCTTATTTTTAACAATAACGTTTATGACAATGTCTTACGGCCAGGAAACAAAACAAATTCCCCAAATCAATGTTAACGGAGAAGGAAAAGTAAAAATTGCTCCGGATCAGGTTACAATATCTGCTACAGTTGAAACAAAAGGAAATAATGCTAAAGATGTCAAAAAACAAAATGACGAAAAAATCGACGCTGTTTTAAAATTCATCAAAAAAATGAATATTCCAACAGCTGATTTTAGAACAAAACAGGTTGCACTCAATCCGCAGTACGATTATGAAAAAAAGAAAACAAGCTACAATGCGGTTCAGACAGTAGAAATTCTGTTGAAAGATTTGTCTAAATATGATGAGTTGATGGAAGGACTGGTTCAGCAAGGGATTAATCGTATCGATAAAGTTTCTTTTGAGTCGTCTAAATTAGCACAGCATCAATCAGAAGTAAGAAAATTAGCGATGAAAGATGCTAAAGCAAAAGCAGAAGATTATGTTTCAGTTTTAGGACAAAAAGTAGGGAAGGCTTTTGTTATTTCGGATAATTCACAAGTATATCAGCCACAGCCTATGTACGCTTCCATGAGAATGAAGGAATCTGCAGATTCAGTTCCATCAAATGAGACGATGGCAATTGGAGAAATTGAAATCACGGCCAATGTAAGTGTTAGTTTTATTCTGGATTAA
- a CDS encoding M16 family metallopeptidase: protein MTTKNITIGLLLLCFHCTFSQFKTTIPLDKNVTTGKLKNGLTYYILHNEEPKDRASFYFVQNVGAILEDDNQNGLAHFLEHMAFNGTEHFKGKGIIKMLEKNGVTFGKDINAYTAQDETVYNISTVPVTNEKLIDSTLWVLHDWSGSLSLTNEEIDAERGVIREEWRTRRTSDFRLKMQTDQVLYKNSKYSKRDVIGDLNIINNFKYTELRNYYKKWYRPDLQAVIVVGDIDVKLMEHKVKTIFSDITLAKKAAVRTYEKIPNHDELYFGTATDKEASSTEITLQYVLDEPLVKDSTVTRKNVMNSFYTSILNNRFRELVLKNQGAALNLKTYFSPVSRLNTSFNISALAKKGKIVEAFEEAYTEAERLRRFGAAQVELERTKKLFISSYDDFLSNKDKVDNESWADKLTNYFLKAKPFLSADDDYKLIVGIIKSLTLEELNAYAKTIQKPDNQVVLVTGSEEDKSDFPTKEAVVNVMKKVESMSLEPYTKKENNAPLVEKELKPAAIKKTFEVAGIKDAKCYILENDAKIIVLPTTYSQDQIVFSAFSKGGKSLVKTEDLTSAEIATTLARSSGLGNFDNIGLKEKIAGKVAQSAPFIGDEIQGFQGSSNKADFETMLQLMYLSFEAPRFDPNIFNILKEQYKNRLETIKKDNGSAFKDSIDLANSNHNLRTFLFNEKFLETIDLKKAENIYRDRIKNAADFTFIFVGNIPESGLELIQKYVGNLKSNPGQKENFVDHHIEPKKGKTVVHFTRPMEVPKATVYLNLTGKTEYSKENAMTMYIIGELLSKRFLQTIREEEGGSYGVNVGGNLEQIPSPTFSLALTFDCNPDKQEKLMQIVWKELNDLKTVPVNANDLEDIKKALLKNREESLKTNSFWNTTLYNNSLNQIPFLQDEEYKNLISKIDQKTIQQFSKHVLDSSSSVEVIMSPEKTSGK, encoded by the coding sequence ATGACAACAAAAAATATCACAATCGGATTGCTGCTATTGTGCTTTCACTGTACATTTTCGCAATTCAAAACCACAATTCCGCTGGATAAAAATGTAACAACCGGAAAATTAAAAAACGGACTGACCTATTACATCCTGCACAACGAAGAGCCAAAAGACAGGGCTAGTTTTTACTTTGTTCAGAATGTTGGTGCTATTTTGGAAGATGACAATCAAAACGGACTCGCGCACTTTCTGGAACATATGGCATTTAACGGAACCGAACATTTTAAAGGAAAAGGTATCATCAAAATGCTGGAAAAAAACGGAGTCACTTTTGGTAAAGATATCAATGCTTATACCGCTCAGGATGAAACCGTTTACAACATCAGTACAGTTCCGGTAACTAATGAAAAACTGATTGACTCTACGCTTTGGGTTTTACACGACTGGTCCGGATCTTTATCTTTAACCAATGAAGAAATTGATGCCGAAAGAGGTGTTATCAGAGAAGAATGGAGAACAAGACGTACGAGTGATTTCCGTTTAAAAATGCAGACCGATCAGGTTTTGTATAAAAATTCAAAATATAGTAAAAGAGACGTTATTGGGGATTTGAATATCATCAATAATTTCAAATATACAGAATTGCGAAACTACTATAAAAAATGGTACAGGCCCGATTTACAGGCTGTAATTGTAGTGGGTGACATTGATGTAAAACTAATGGAACACAAAGTCAAAACCATCTTTTCTGACATTACTCTGGCCAAAAAAGCGGCCGTAAGAACATATGAAAAAATACCAAATCATGATGAGTTATATTTCGGAACAGCAACCGATAAAGAAGCTTCTTCTACAGAAATTACACTCCAATATGTTTTGGATGAACCTTTGGTAAAAGACAGCACCGTTACCCGAAAAAATGTAATGAATTCTTTTTACACCAGTATTCTTAACAACCGTTTTAGAGAATTAGTCCTCAAAAATCAAGGAGCAGCATTAAATTTAAAGACCTATTTTTCCCCTGTTTCAAGATTAAATACGTCTTTTAATATTTCGGCTTTAGCCAAAAAAGGAAAAATAGTTGAAGCTTTTGAAGAAGCCTACACAGAAGCTGAACGTTTGAGACGATTTGGTGCCGCACAAGTGGAATTAGAACGCACCAAAAAACTTTTTATCAGTTCATATGATGACTTTCTGAGCAATAAAGATAAAGTCGATAACGAAAGCTGGGCTGATAAACTGACCAATTATTTCCTGAAAGCAAAACCGTTTCTTTCTGCCGATGATGATTATAAACTGATTGTCGGGATTATTAAAAGTCTTACGTTGGAAGAGTTAAACGCTTATGCCAAGACAATCCAGAAACCAGATAATCAGGTAGTTTTGGTAACGGGTTCAGAAGAAGATAAAAGTGATTTTCCGACCAAAGAAGCTGTTGTCAATGTGATGAAAAAGGTAGAAAGCATGTCTTTGGAACCTTATACTAAAAAAGAGAACAATGCTCCTTTAGTCGAAAAAGAATTAAAACCAGCTGCCATCAAAAAAACATTTGAGGTTGCCGGAATAAAAGATGCAAAGTGCTATATTTTAGAAAATGATGCTAAAATAATTGTCCTGCCAACAACCTATTCTCAGGATCAGATTGTTTTTTCTGCTTTTTCAAAAGGAGGTAAATCTTTAGTAAAAACTGAGGATTTAACCTCTGCAGAAATTGCAACTACCCTGGCAAGATCTTCAGGTTTAGGCAATTTTGACAACATTGGTTTAAAGGAAAAAATAGCTGGAAAAGTAGCGCAGTCGGCTCCGTTTATTGGTGATGAAATACAGGGATTTCAGGGAAGTTCAAACAAAGCCGATTTTGAAACGATGCTGCAGTTAATGTACCTTTCTTTTGAAGCGCCCCGTTTTGATCCAAACATTTTTAATATTTTAAAAGAGCAATATAAAAACCGTTTAGAAACTATTAAAAAAGATAATGGAAGCGCCTTTAAGGATTCTATTGATTTAGCAAATTCGAATCATAATCTAAGAACTTTTCTCTTCAACGAAAAATTCCTTGAAACGATTGATCTGAAAAAAGCAGAAAACATCTATCGTGACCGAATCAAAAATGCAGCAGATTTTACGTTCATTTTTGTTGGAAATATTCCGGAGTCAGGGTTAGAATTAATTCAGAAATACGTCGGAAACTTAAAATCGAATCCGGGTCAGAAAGAAAATTTCGTTGATCATCATATAGAACCTAAAAAAGGAAAAACAGTGGTGCATTTCACACGTCCAATGGAAGTTCCAAAAGCAACTGTTTATCTGAATTTAACTGGTAAAACCGAGTACAGCAAAGAAAATGCAATGACGATGTACATCATTGGTGAGTTATTGTCTAAACGCTTTTTACAGACCATTCGCGAAGAAGAAGGCGGAAGTTATGGTGTAAACGTTGGGGGTAATCTGGAACAAATTCCTTCACCAACATTCAGTCTTGCATTAACTTTTGATTGTAATCCAGACAAACAGGAGAAATTAATGCAAATTGTATGGAAAGAATTGAATGATTTAAAAACGGTTCCGGTTAATGCCAATGATCTGGAAGACATCAAAAAAGCGCTTCTTAAAAACCGCGAAGAATCATTAAAAACCAACTCTTTCTGGAATACAACCCTTTACAACAACAGTTTAAATCAGATTCCGTTTTTACAGGATGAAGAATATAAAAATTTAATTTCTAAAATTGACCAAAAAACTATTCAGCAGTTTAGTAAGCACGTTTTGGATAGTTCAAGTAGCGTCGAAGTGATTATGAGCCCTGAAAAAACTTCAGGAAAATAG
- a CDS encoding Gldg family protein, with product MKTIYRIAKTELNTMFYSPVAWVVLVIFSIQSSWKFFDSIERFEKSQKIGQAMDNLSQVIFSGFSGLFTEMQNYLYLYVPLLTMGLVSREINSGSIKLLLSSPIKIKEIVLGKYLAIASYCMLFIAILGIQVIIAGFSIENLDVKFAISGLIGLYLLVCTYAAIGLFMSCLTSYQVVAAISTLVVLAGLNFIGKLWQDVEVLKDITYFLSIAGRANEMLEGLIISKDVLYFVLVSGLFIVLSIYKLQTGRDTQTFSKRVLKYSLLITVVLSLGYITSRAVLTFYYDMTRTKDRTLTKNSLDIVKQMNGPIKITAYDNLLDINYYMAMPYYQNEDIASFAKYTRYLPQIEMDYVYYYDTSTNAELYGRNPGLTDKQLAEKMVESQDMKLKKLYSPAEIKKIIDLGPEQNRVVRTVEYNGKRTFLRFYDDLFKAPNEKEISAALKRLVVKAPKVVFTTGNMERSIAKTGDKNYKTAFNEITFRYSLINQGFDVATVDINAQNIPADTDILILADPKTQLSQGAVDRITKYIDQGKNIMLLAEPETNSALAAITEKLGLSFTKQALIQESETNSPDFLVTELQKDVDTTLIKLSKINNPIPFLGSSGIITAKETGFKVTTLLKTNHQPAWESQTGITSFPQELKKQPSQKSVPLVVALTRNSNGKSQKIIVAGDADFMGNAELSRGGSGTFQFVTDIFSWFTNYEFPIDTTRPEKIDNKITISSNQVFIAKIVFIGLFPLLIILSGAFILIRRNRR from the coding sequence ATGAAAACAATATATAGAATTGCTAAAACAGAACTCAACACGATGTTTTATTCTCCTGTGGCCTGGGTTGTTTTAGTCATATTTTCAATTCAGTCCAGCTGGAAATTCTTCGACTCGATCGAACGTTTTGAAAAATCACAAAAAATCGGGCAGGCAATGGACAATTTGTCTCAGGTTATATTTTCAGGATTCAGCGGACTTTTCACTGAAATGCAGAATTATCTGTATTTATATGTCCCACTATTAACAATGGGTCTGGTAAGCCGTGAAATTAATAGTGGTTCCATTAAGCTTTTACTTTCATCACCCATTAAAATTAAAGAAATTGTATTAGGAAAATACCTCGCCATTGCTTCATATTGTATGCTTTTTATTGCGATTTTGGGTATACAGGTTATTATAGCAGGATTTTCTATTGAAAACCTGGATGTTAAATTTGCAATTTCAGGTTTGATTGGCTTGTATTTATTAGTTTGCACCTATGCCGCAATCGGACTTTTTATGTCCTGTCTTACGTCATACCAGGTCGTAGCTGCCATCAGCACTTTAGTCGTTTTAGCAGGTTTAAATTTCATTGGTAAGCTTTGGCAGGATGTTGAGGTTCTAAAAGATATTACATATTTCTTGTCTATCGCAGGACGCGCAAATGAAATGCTTGAAGGTTTAATTATCAGTAAAGATGTACTTTATTTTGTGTTGGTCAGTGGTCTTTTTATTGTACTGAGTATTTACAAATTGCAGACAGGGCGTGATACACAGACATTTTCAAAAAGAGTACTGAAATACAGTTTACTAATAACAGTAGTTTTATCACTTGGTTATATTACATCAAGAGCTGTCCTTACGTTCTACTATGATATGACCCGCACAAAAGACAGAACGCTTACTAAAAACAGTCTGGACATAGTGAAGCAGATGAATGGTCCTATTAAGATTACAGCTTATGATAACCTTCTGGATATCAATTATTACATGGCAATGCCTTATTATCAAAATGAGGATATTGCCAGCTTTGCTAAATATACGCGATATCTGCCTCAAATTGAGATGGACTATGTGTATTATTATGATACTTCTACCAATGCAGAACTTTATGGTCGAAATCCTGGATTAACGGACAAACAGCTTGCTGAAAAAATGGTTGAATCACAGGATATGAAGCTTAAAAAATTATACAGTCCTGCTGAAATTAAGAAAATTATTGATCTTGGACCAGAGCAGAATCGTGTAGTGAGAACGGTGGAATACAACGGAAAAAGAACATTTTTAAGATTCTATGATGATTTGTTTAAAGCTCCAAATGAAAAAGAAATCTCTGCAGCTTTAAAACGATTGGTGGTAAAGGCTCCTAAAGTTGTTTTTACAACCGGAAACATGGAACGCAGTATTGCCAAAACCGGAGATAAGAATTATAAAACCGCTTTTAATGAAATCACATTCAGATATTCGTTAATCAATCAGGGATTTGATGTGGCTACTGTCGATATTAATGCACAAAATATTCCGGCTGATACTGATATTTTAATCCTTGCTGATCCTAAAACACAACTCAGCCAAGGCGCTGTTGACAGAATTACTAAGTACATCGATCAGGGCAAAAATATAATGCTTCTGGCAGAACCTGAAACGAATTCGGCTTTGGCTGCAATAACCGAAAAACTAGGATTGAGTTTTACAAAACAGGCCTTAATTCAGGAAAGCGAAACTAACTCACCGGATTTCCTGGTAACAGAACTCCAAAAAGATGTTGACACTACTTTAATTAAGCTTTCAAAAATTAATAATCCAATTCCGTTTCTGGGAAGCAGCGGTATTATAACAGCAAAAGAAACAGGGTTTAAAGTAACAACACTTTTAAAAACAAACCATCAGCCGGCTTGGGAATCTCAAACAGGTATTACCTCTTTTCCGCAAGAACTGAAAAAACAGCCTTCTCAAAAATCAGTTCCGTTAGTTGTTGCTTTAACGAGAAATAGCAATGGAAAATCGCAGAAAATAATTGTGGCAGGTGATGCCGATTTTATGGGAAATGCCGAGTTAAGCAGGGGCGGTTCAGGAACATTTCAGTTTGTGACAGACATTTTCAGCTGGTTCACTAATTACGAATTTCCTATAGACACCACACGCCCTGAAAAAATCGATAACAAGATTACGATCAGTTCCAATCAGGTATTCATAGCCAAAATTGTATTTATTGGATTATTTCCTTTACTAATCATTTTAAGCGGTGCTTTTATATTGATTAGAAGAAACAGAAGATAA
- a CDS encoding ABC transporter ATP-binding protein: METTIVRVEDLSHQYSKDWAIQNISFEIKENRILGLLGSNGAGKSTTMNILCGVLNQTKGNIFIDGINLKENPVEAKKLIGFLPQTPPLHLDLTVDEYLIHCAQLRLVKKEDLRNAVEKAKEKCGISHFSHRLIKNLSGGYRQRVGIAQAIIHEPKLVVLDEPTNGLDPNQILEVRNLIKKIAQDKAVIFSSHILSEVQATCQDIRMIENGHMVFSDTLDAFNNYIEADKLTASFENPPAIEALTVIEEVTDAVYLSPKKVQITFSGTQQIAEKIVALSVSNNWKLREIQFEKVSLDEIFAQLSKKAPSKNAILS; the protein is encoded by the coding sequence ATGGAAACAACAATTGTAAGAGTTGAGGACTTGTCACATCAATACAGTAAGGATTGGGCAATTCAAAATATCAGTTTTGAAATCAAAGAAAACAGGATTTTAGGCCTTTTAGGGTCAAATGGAGCAGGAAAATCGACAACGATGAATATTCTCTGTGGCGTTTTAAACCAGACCAAAGGAAATATATTTATTGACGGAATCAATTTAAAAGAAAACCCTGTCGAAGCGAAAAAACTAATTGGTTTTTTACCACAGACACCGCCTCTTCACCTTGATTTAACAGTAGATGAATATTTAATTCACTGCGCACAGCTAAGACTGGTAAAAAAAGAAGATTTAAGAAATGCTGTCGAAAAAGCAAAAGAAAAGTGCGGTATTTCACATTTCAGCCACAGGCTGATCAAAAACTTATCCGGAGGATACAGACAGCGTGTGGGAATTGCTCAGGCCATTATTCACGAGCCAAAGCTGGTGGTTTTAGATGAGCCAACCAACGGACTGGATCCAAATCAGATTTTAGAGGTACGAAATTTAATTAAAAAAATTGCTCAGGATAAAGCTGTGATTTTTTCGTCACACATTCTTTCTGAAGTTCAGGCTACATGTCAGGATATCCGAATGATCGAAAACGGACACATGGTTTTCTCTGATACACTTGATGCTTTTAACAATTATATCGAAGCCGATAAATTAACCGCAAGTTTCGAAAATCCGCCAGCAATCGAGGCACTAACTGTTATCGAAGAAGTAACAGATGCAGTTTATCTTTCTCCTAAAAAAGTACAAATTACTTTTTCAGGAACGCAGCAAATAGCAGAGAAAATCGTAGCACTGAGCGTTTCCAACAACTGGAAATTACGCGAAATCCAGTTCGAAAAAGTATCCCTGGACGAAATTTTTGCCCAATTATCAAAAAAAGCCCCTTCTAAAAACGCTATTCTTTCTTAA
- a CDS encoding RagB/SusD family nutrient uptake outer membrane protein, producing MKNISTKYPHIFSLFLVLGLTGCEEALEVELPTNQLSSKTVYTSDPTADAAVNGIYQSMVADFYYNRIHSVLGQTADELVPTNGLATVYSSNEIQETDGTINTNWGELYKTIYNANNVIEGVTASTTLNVVKSKQWIAEAKFLRAYCFFYLTNLWGDIPLVLTTNVDVSALLPQSSQEAVYAQIVLDLTDASKDLPINYNNYNNGQRIRATKWAAETLLARVNLYLEKWSDAATHASAVINETGIYKITTSLSATNSPFIADNQESILQIPYYNVAYTYEGTSVFGTNNPFLLRKGNALFETGDARKTIWTVDVTNRQGVFLGIAPNKYNKNYSDSPVQRSTPLRLAELYLIRAEARVRLNNITGAQEDINVIRNRALLGNTTLTDSNQLLDLIALERQREFFAENGHRWLDLKRTGKLDETLSVLPDKIWKSTDRLYPIPEAALRSNPFLNPTEGY from the coding sequence ATGAAAAATATTTCTACAAAATATCCCCATATATTCTCGTTATTTCTTGTATTAGGACTTACGGGATGCGAAGAAGCACTTGAAGTTGAGCTTCCAACAAATCAATTATCTTCAAAAACTGTTTATACCTCAGATCCAACAGCCGATGCAGCAGTAAATGGAATCTACCAAAGTATGGTTGCCGACTTTTATTATAACAGAATCCATTCGGTACTCGGACAAACAGCTGATGAATTAGTCCCAACAAATGGCCTGGCCACTGTCTATAGTTCTAATGAAATCCAGGAAACTGACGGAACAATAAACACCAATTGGGGAGAACTGTATAAAACGATTTACAATGCCAACAATGTTATTGAAGGTGTTACTGCAAGTACTACCCTCAATGTTGTAAAAAGCAAACAATGGATTGCTGAAGCAAAGTTTCTAAGAGCTTATTGTTTCTTTTACCTGACTAATCTTTGGGGAGATATACCATTAGTACTTACAACAAATGTAGATGTGTCTGCATTGTTACCACAATCGTCTCAGGAAGCTGTTTATGCACAAATTGTCCTTGATTTGACCGATGCTTCAAAGGACCTTCCGATTAATTACAATAATTACAATAACGGACAAAGAATCAGGGCTACAAAATGGGCCGCCGAAACTTTACTGGCAAGGGTAAATCTTTATTTAGAAAAATGGAGTGATGCAGCAACACACGCCTCAGCAGTTATAAACGAAACAGGAATTTATAAGATAACAACAAGTTTAAGTGCAACAAACAGTCCTTTTATAGCAGATAATCAAGAGTCTATTCTTCAAATACCTTACTACAATGTTGCTTATACTTACGAAGGAACTTCTGTATTTGGAACCAACAATCCTTTTTTACTAAGAAAAGGAAATGCACTTTTTGAAACTGGTGATGCCAGAAAAACAATATGGACAGTTGATGTTACAAATAGACAAGGCGTATTTTTAGGCATTGCACCTAATAAGTATAACAAAAACTATAGTGATTCTCCTGTACAGCGCTCTACACCTTTAAGATTAGCTGAATTGTATTTGATAAGAGCAGAAGCCAGAGTACGATTAAATAATATCACAGGAGCTCAGGAAGATATTAATGTGATTCGAAACAGAGCATTACTTGGGAATACTACTTTAACAGATTCTAATCAATTATTGGATTTAATTGCGCTGGAAAGACAGCGTGAGTTTTTTGCAGAAAACGGACACAGATGGCTGGATCTCAAAAGAACCGGAAAACTGGATGAAACACTTTCTGTTTTACCAGACAAAATCTGGAAATCTACAGACCGCTTATATCCAATACCAGAAGCTGCCCTTCGTTCTAATCCCTTCTTAAATCCTACGGAAGGATACTAA